TTCTGTTGGCACCTGAATTATCATAAACACCACTCTTGAGCAGCAGCACTTTTGTGCATGCTTCATATCACAGACTTGCTTCATATCTCTTTTAGAAATAGCTCAACAGTTTTACAATACTTAACGTTTTttctcaaattaaaaaaatagtttgGATCATCGACTGTACACAATACCAAAAACAATGTGCTTATCCCCATATAGTGTATAGTGCTGAGTTCAACATGCCTTCCATTGGCTGTAGTTACAGTGCGCCCATCTCCCTTCTTTGAGGCGGGTGGTCTTCACAGGATGCATCAAGGAGGCCTCTCTCCGTGAAACTTTCGGTGTCTGTACCTGCCGTTCTTTTCCTTGGCCATGTTGATGCAGGCGTTGTGCTTGTTGCTCTGCAGGTGGTTCCAGTACTTGATGAGTTCGTTGGGGTGGAACTGATGGGATGTTATCAGGTGGCTGTACTTACAACTAGAGTAAGACACCCGCCAATGGTTGAAGAGGAACTCATTGGGAGGGGGTGCCGGGTCAATGCGCAGCTTCGCCAGGCAGATCCCCACATAAACGTCCTCCAGGTGCAGCCTGCGTATGCTGAGAGAGGCCTGGTAGATGAGCTCGGCCATGTCCCCTGAGAACACGTACCCTGTGCCGGAGCAGAATATCGGGTAGCGCTCGCTCGGGTACAGCTCTGGCGGCATGTACCACTTACTGTCCTTGTTCCGGTTTGGTGCATAACCCCTCATCAGGTAGCCAGTGAAGTACCTCTGCCTGGGAGGCAACTCAGGCTTCAGCAGCTTTTGGATGAGATACTCAGTATTGACAAACATGTCGCTGTCTGTCTTCATAACATAGGAGGCGTGGGGGCAATAGCTGGCCACCCAGTTCATGCCCATCAGGGTTTTGATGGTAAGGTTGTAGTATGTGTCCTGATAGTCCTGTTGGATGATGTCGTGGTAAACACGGCTCTCTTCTTCTATGCTGCTCTGGAGGAAAGTGTCTGAGGTCTTTCCTGTGCCAAGCAGGAAAAGACGGACAAACCCTAGGCCCATTGCTATGCTCTCATTCCCCCATGTCTGGCGGATGGCGATGCGAGCATCGGCCTGGCCAGGTTCCGCAGCGATGAGGAGGACGAGGAAGGGCATGCTGTCCCTGCACTTAAAGGGCTCATTCAGGATGTAGCGGTAGGGCTGAGCGCTGAGCCTCCCTCCCACACCCATCTCCTTCTGTAAACTGTTGTTAGTGCTCATTGAGTCCCCAAGCCCCATTACACCCATCCTGGCTCCtgcccctccccctcctcccgcAGCCTCCCCCGCTGCTCCATCCGCTTGCTGAGAGCTGAGGTTGAGCAGCGGCTTTGGCGCTACATACCCTGTCTCCTTCCACAGGCTCCTCAGGGAATTGCTCTGGTTGGCTTCTCCCTTGGGGCTGCGGAAGCCCCTGACGGTGTAGGCCAGCGGGTTTTCCCGGGGTCCACTACGTCCCGGCAGCCAGTCCTGGTGACTGAAAAATAAGAAGAGGGTGAAGAGCagagccagagagaggaggCCAGCCACATGGGCACGGAAGAGCGAACGCTTGACGGTCCAGGTCATCTTGATGGGACAACAGTGCCGCCGTCTCCACTGCATGGTGCAGATCGGGATCGCaggaggctgctgctgctcgaGAAtgggcggcggcggcggcggtcACATAAAATCACCTCAAACATGTGGTTGCCAACAGTCAGTCGGGTTATCTGAGCTGGCAGACGGATTGGAGTGGGCCTCCCAGTGGAGTCAGGGGAACGTTTGAGCCCCCCAGTGCAGCTTGGAGCAGGTCTAAAAGGGCTCCTGACGGAGCTAGGAAGGCGTTGATTCTCTGGCCATGGAGGCTTCTCCCTAGATCATCTTTGGCACTGTAGACAAACACAAGATCATGCAATGTGCCTCGTCTCCTTCAGGATATGATAAGGGTTACCTCCTCTGTGTTTGCTCTCTCTAatctgaaaagagaaaaaagaaacagagaaacagtcTTAGCAGCGGTCCAAAAAGCACCTCCTATTCATTGGCACTGAACCACATGTCAATTGTTTGAAttgcagatgtgtttttattctacTTGTGGGGACAACTGAGCTTAtttcttaatcattttattaatgGTTTGTTTTGACACACTGTAATTCTGAATAAATTTCTTCCAGATGCAAAAGCCCCAATTACAGCTTTCTGTGGAGGCAGTGCCCACTGTGGTAA
This genomic window from Micropterus dolomieu isolate WLL.071019.BEF.003 ecotype Adirondacks linkage group LG05, ASM2129224v1, whole genome shotgun sequence contains:
- the b3galt2 gene encoding beta-1,3-galactosyltransferase 2, producing MQWRRRHCCPIKMTWTVKRSLFRAHVAGLLSLALLFTLFLFFSHQDWLPGRSGPRENPLAYTVRGFRSPKGEANQSNSLRSLWKETGYVAPKPLLNLSSQQADGAAGEAAGGGGGAGARMGVMGLGDSMSTNNSLQKEMGVGGRLSAQPYRYILNEPFKCRDSMPFLVLLIAAEPGQADARIAIRQTWGNESIAMGLGFVRLFLLGTGKTSDTFLQSSIEEESRVYHDIIQQDYQDTYYNLTIKTLMGMNWVASYCPHASYVMKTDSDMFVNTEYLIQKLLKPELPPRQRYFTGYLMRGYAPNRNKDSKWYMPPELYPSERYPIFCSGTGYVFSGDMAELIYQASLSIRRLHLEDVYVGICLAKLRIDPAPPPNEFLFNHWRVSYSSCKYSHLITSHQFHPNELIKYWNHLQSNKHNACINMAKEKNGRYRHRKFHGERPP